The following coding sequences lie in one Zingiber officinale cultivar Zhangliang chromosome 2B, Zo_v1.1, whole genome shotgun sequence genomic window:
- the LOC122046790 gene encoding protein HGH1 homolog, with translation MATELEELLGFLSSPSLQVKKAAVDIVRGLTGSDDGLASLSAHADLALPPLVRILCEDPPELASPAAEALINLSQDAALSEKLIAHGTLPTAMNKLYKSGDRKVSHLLVMLLANLTQVDAGANSLLQIGDDKMEGLYISKLVRSFCRSSSEESKEEDIFEHVASILVNISKMESGRKILLEPKRGLLKQAIHQFDSTNPLRKKGVSGTIRNCCFEADNQLHNLLAIAEFLWPALLLPVAGNKVYSEQDTSKMPHELGNALSHEREPVDDPEIRKQALEAIYLISLQEAGRRSLWSVNGPRILQVGYEDEEDPKVIEAYELIGSLLVNNGEAEE, from the exons ACATCGTCCGGGGGCTAACCGGCTCCGACGACGGTCTTGCCTCCCTTTCAGCTCACGCAGACCTTGCCCTTCCCCCTCTCGTACGAATCCTCTGCGAAGATCCCCCTGAGCTCGCTTCCCCTGCCGCCGAAGCCCTCATTAATCTCTCTCAGGATGCCGCGCTGTCCGAGAAGCTCATTGCACATGGGACGCTCCCCACAGCCATGAACAAGCTCTACAAGAGCGGGGATCGTAAAGTTTCTCACCTCCTTGTTATGCTCCTGGCCAATCTTACCCAAGTTGATGCAGGCGCCAATTCGCTCCTCCAG ATTGGAGATGATAAGATGGAGGGATTGTATATCTCAAAGCTTGTCCGATCATTCTGTAGGTCATCTTCTGAAGAATCAAAAG AAGAAGATATCTTTGAACATGTTGCTTCAATTCTTGTAAACATATCGAAGATGGAGTCTGGAAGAAAAATTCTTTTGGAACCTAAGAGAGGTCTTCTTAAGCAGGCAATCCATCAATTTGATTCTACAAATCCACTGAGAAAGAAAGGG GTTTCTGGAACTATTCGTAATTGTTGCTTTGAAGCTGACAATCAATTACATAATTTACTAGCAATAGCAGAGTTCCTTTGGCCTGCCCTGCTTCTGCCTGTAGCTGGCAATAAG GTTTACAGTGAACAAGATACATCAAAAATGCCTCATGAACTTGGAAATGCACTTTCTCATGAGAGAGAACCTGTTGATGATCCAGAAATTCGTAAACAGGCACTTGAAGCTATCTACTTGATCTCTTTGCAA GAAGCTGGAAGGAGATCACTTTGGTCTGTCAATGGGCCACGAATACTACAAGTTGGCTACGAAGATGAAGAAGATCCAAAAGTGATAGAAGCATATGAATTAATTGGCTCTCTG TTGGTAAATAACGGTGAAGCTGAAGAATAA